Proteins from a single region of Eremothecium gossypii ATCC 10895 chromosome VI, complete sequence:
- a CDS encoding AFR756Wp (Non-syntenic homolog of Saccharomyces cerevisiae YKL096W (CWP1)) produces the protein MKFISSMLLGAAALANVALADSEEFNFLGLRSGSKFHFSSVHADNGALKLGGKGEALSAVITDNGKLRLSDGKYAVVTASGPIIEGSEQDASTGFSVAEGYLKYAGNSAFVPISVGDSYELSVRPMDPSDIAISIRAQSKTNVGAAIPDFLANL, from the coding sequence ATGAAGTTTATTTCCAGCATGCTCCTAGGCGCCGCCGCTCTTGCGAATGTCGCTCTTGCTGACTCTGAAGAGTTTAACTTTCTAGGCTTGAGATCTGGATCCAAGTTCCACTTCTCCTCCGTTCACGCCGACAACGGTGCTTTGAAGCTTGGCGGCAAGGGTGAGGCTTTGTCTGCTGTGATCACGGACAATGGAAAGTTGAGACTCTCGGACGGTAAGTACGCTGTTGTGACGGCTAGTGGCCCAATTATTGAGGGGTCCGAGCAGGATGCCTCGACCGGGTTCTCTGTTGCAGAGGGCTACTTGAAGTACGCTGGTAACTCTGCATTTGTACCTATTTCTGTCGGCGATAGCTACGAACTCTCTGTCCGTCCAATGGACCCTTCGGATATCGCGATCAGCATCCGCGCCCAGTCCAAGACAAACGTTGGCGCGGCGATTCCAGACTTTCTAGCAAACCTTTAA